One region of Glycine max cultivar Williams 82 chromosome 9, Glycine_max_v4.0, whole genome shotgun sequence genomic DNA includes:
- the LOC106794504 gene encoding uncharacterized protein, with product MFIKTNISASIRGSVDQYDKVRDLLKAIDEQFTTSEKSLASTLIMQFSSIKLTGTRGVREHIMRLRDIVAQLKTLEVTMSESFLVHFILCTLPQQYTPFKISYNTHKDKWSINELMTMCVQEEERLIMEEGEKVNLTTSNSGKDRKKSVGTNKGKIPTQPTIKKESKCFFCKKKGHMKKDCPKFKSWFEKKGYGKPKEASGK from the exons atgttcataaaaaccaACATATCCGCTAGTATCCGGGGTTCAGTTGACCAGTATGATAAGGTCAGAGATCTGTTGAAAGCCATTGATGAACAGTTTACAACCTCTGAGAAGTCACTTGCTAGCACACTCATTATGCAATTCTCTTCCATTAAGCTTACTGGAACGAGAGGTGTGCGTGAACATATCATGCGCTTAAGGGACATAGTGGCTCAGTTGAAAACCTTGGAAGTTACCATGTCTGAATCCTTCCTggtacatttcattttgtgcacCCTACCTCAACAGTATACACCCTTCAAAatctcctacaacacacataaggataaatggtctattaatgaattgatgaccatgtgtgttcaagaagaggagagattgataatggaagagggtgagaaggtaAATTTGACTACTTCTAATTCTGGAAAGGATAGGAAGAAGTCTGTAGGCACCAATAAAGGAAAGATTCCGACtcaaccaacaattaaaaaggagtcaaagtgtttcttctgtaaaaagaaaggacacatgaagaaggactgccccaaatttaaaagttggtttgagaagaaag ggtatggaaagcctaaggaagccagtgggaagtga